The genomic segment CGTCGCCGTCGGTATCCACATAACCGGTCACGCCGGTCTCGTCGGTGCACAGCACCCGGTCGGCCACCCCATTGCCGTCGACGTCCAGCAGCCGATCGTCTGGATGCCCTATCCCGTCGAAGTCGACCAGCGGCCCGCCGGTGTGCTCGATCCCGTCGAGCCCGTACCAGCGCAATCCCCCGGCCCGGTCCACCGCCACCGCCCACGTTCCCGACCCGTCGTCGGTGAAGTACGCCTCGGGGGTGCCGTCATTGTCGAGATCGAGTACCGCGTGATCGACCAATCCATCCCCGTCGAAGTCGGCTAACGCGTCGTCGCGCATGCCGTCGTGGTCGAAGTCCAGCCCCATCGATTCGAGACGGCCGTCGTGATCGAGGTCCAGGTCGGGTTGGCCGTGCCACATCGCCGCGCCGTTATCGCCTGCCAAGCAGTAGTCCATACCTTTCCGACGCACGTCGAACGTCGGTGGTTCCGGCGCCGCCGACACGTCGGCCCGCAGGATCTTCAATGCTTCGAAATGGGCAACTACTAAAACTCGTCGGCGGCGCCCACGGCCAGACTCAAGCGTTGCCGCGCGTCTTCCACCAGGCGAGCAGCTCCGCGGTGGCTTCCTCGTCGGTCAGCGGGCCGCGGTCCAGGCGTAGCTCCTTGAGGAACCGCCACGCCTCGCCGACCTGCGGCCCGGCCGGGATGTCCAGCAGCTCCATGATCCGATTGCCGTCCAGATCGGGCCGCACCCGCGCCAGATCCTCCTGGGCGGCCAGCTCGGCGATGCGCGCCTCGAGCCGGTCGTAGTTGGCCTGCAGCCGTGCGGCGCGGCGCTTATTGCGGGTGGTGCAGTCGGCGCGGACCAGCTTGTGCAACTGCGGCAGCAGCGGCCCGGCGTCGGTGACGTAGCGGCGCACCGCGGAGTCGGTCCACTTCCCGTCGCCGTAGCCGTGGAACCGCAGATGCAGATACACCAACTGGGAGACGTCGTCGACCATCTGCTTGGAGTACTTGAGCGCCCGCATCCGCTTGCGCGTCATCTTGGCGCCGACGACCTCATGGTGGTGAAAGCTCACGCCGCCGTTTTCTTCGTGGCGTCTGGTGGCGGGCTTGCCGATGTCGTGCAGCAACGCCGCCCAGCGCAGCACCAAGTCGGGGCCGTCGTCTTCGAGTTCGATGGCTTGGCGCAGCACGGTCAACGAGTGCTGGTAGACGTCCTTGTGCTGGTGGTGTTCGTCGATGGCCATCTGCATGGCCCCGACTTCGGGCAGCACGACCTCACCCATCCCGGTCTGCACCAGCAAGTCGATCCCGGCGACCGGGTCGGCGCCCAACAGCAGCTTGTCCAGTTCGGCGGCCACCCGTTCGGCGCTGATCCGGGCCAGCTGCGGGGCCATCTCCTCGATCGCCGTCCGCACCCGGGGGGCGACGGTGAACCCCAGCTGCGAAACAAACCGCGCGGCGCGCAGCATCCGCAGCGGGTCGTCTCCGAACGACACCGACGGCGCCGCCGGGGTGTCCAGTACGCGCGCCTTGAGCGCCGCCAAACCGCCGAGGGGATCGAGGAATTCGCCCGGGCCGGCCGACGTGATACGCACGGCCATCGCGTTCGCGGTGAAATCGCGGCGCACCAAGTCGTCTTCAAGGCGGTCACCGAACTTCACCTCGGGATTGCGCGACACCTGGTCGTAGCTGTCCGCGCGGAACGTGGTGATCTCCAGGCGGTGCTCGTCCTTGCCGACGCCCACGGTGCCGAATTGGATGCCGGTCTCCCAGACCGCGTCCGCCCAGCCCCGCACGATCTGCTGCACCTGCTCGGGCCGCGCGTCGGTGGTGAAGTCCAGGTCGGGGCTCAACCGGCGCAGCAGCGCGTCGCGCACCGATCCGCCGACCAGATAAAGGTCGTGCCCCGCGGCCTCGAACAAGGCGCCCAATCCGCCCAGCGCGGCGGCGTGCTGATTCAGGGCAATCCACGCCGACGTCAGCAGCTCTACATCGTCGGCGGCTTCAGACACGTTCGATCAGCCTAGTCGTGTGACGATGCGGGCAGGGACGGCCCG from the Mycobacterium lentiflavum genome contains:
- a CDS encoding pullulanase translates to MDYCLAGDNGAAMWHGQPDLDLDHDGRLESMGLDFDHDGMRDDALADFDGDGLVDHAVLDLDNDGTPEAYFTDDGSGTWAVAVDRAGGLRWYGLDGIEHTGGPLVDFDGIGHPDDRLLDVDGNGVADRVLCTDETGVTGYVDTDGDGRWDVRLSDTDGDGSADGATRL
- a CDS encoding CCA tRNA nucleotidyltransferase, with the protein product MSEAADDVELLTSAWIALNQHAAALGGLGALFEAAGHDLYLVGGSVRDALLRRLSPDLDFTTDARPEQVQQIVRGWADAVWETGIQFGTVGVGKDEHRLEITTFRADSYDQVSRNPEVKFGDRLEDDLVRRDFTANAMAVRITSAGPGEFLDPLGGLAALKARVLDTPAAPSVSFGDDPLRMLRAARFVSQLGFTVAPRVRTAIEEMAPQLARISAERVAAELDKLLLGADPVAGIDLLVQTGMGEVVLPEVGAMQMAIDEHHQHKDVYQHSLTVLRQAIELEDDGPDLVLRWAALLHDIGKPATRRHEENGGVSFHHHEVVGAKMTRKRMRALKYSKQMVDDVSQLVYLHLRFHGYGDGKWTDSAVRRYVTDAGPLLPQLHKLVRADCTTRNKRRAARLQANYDRLEARIAELAAQEDLARVRPDLDGNRIMELLDIPAGPQVGEAWRFLKELRLDRGPLTDEEATAELLAWWKTRGNA